One Streptomyces coeruleorubidus DNA segment encodes these proteins:
- a CDS encoding STAS domain-containing protein, whose product MPLAQNPLSVEVELPRQDVALITVDGYLDVDTATEFQAHLANQLHHGRRHFLLDLSSVPFMDSSGMNIILRVYQETRRTAGSVHVISPTPAVRRVLDLTGVSITVPISESVDEALARADEVPDTPEEPGAQSA is encoded by the coding sequence GTGCCCCTCGCCCAGAACCCGCTGTCCGTGGAAGTCGAACTGCCCCGTCAGGACGTGGCCCTGATCACGGTCGACGGCTACCTGGACGTCGACACCGCGACCGAGTTCCAGGCCCATCTGGCCAACCAACTCCACCACGGCCGACGGCACTTCCTGCTCGACCTGTCGTCCGTCCCCTTCATGGACTCGTCCGGGATGAACATCATCCTGCGGGTGTACCAGGAGACCCGCAGGACCGCCGGCAGCGTGCACGTCATCAGCCCGACGCCGGCCGTGCGGCGCGTCCTCGACCTGACCGGCGTCAGCATCACGGTGCCGATATCGGAGAGCGTCGACGAGGCTCTGGCCCGCGCCGACGAAGTGCCGGACACCCCCGAGGAGCCGGGGGCACAGAGCGCCTGA
- a CDS encoding SpoIIE family protein phosphatase: protein MPRVWDVPVRDSTRVRDARVAAEGAAALAGLDERRTATAALVATELATNLLKHAEGGQVLIDVVAPPAPREGRAQSRVVQIAAIDHGPGIADVGAALCDGFSTTGSLGAGLGTCQRLADDFALHSTPGRGTVAVARVGSAPRGGGGPAVRARAEGVSGSRSPAGVAPAWSEGGACAGGWWPGGASRAGEAPVEAVACGALTGHAAVPGGAPRFAAQAGGAPGDSGVLGREPASQPVSGGPGSEGRGPGAPGRERRPGPSGDRSVPVVGVRAGGVNIPYGGAEYSGDAWAWVCSGDRLTLMLADGLGHGPEAARASSAAVTALHRWAHLSPAESLRRLHDALRGTRGAAVALAQLDVRAGRLRFAGIGNVGARLRADGTWRPLLSRPGIVGVHRPATLHEEEADWAADRLLVLHTDGLPSRWTPPSDAGLPAADPAVTAAVTIRDASSPARPVRDDTAVAVLTPTPPERP from the coding sequence ATGCCGCGCGTGTGGGACGTCCCGGTGCGCGACTCGACGCGGGTGCGCGACGCGCGGGTCGCCGCGGAGGGCGCGGCCGCGCTGGCCGGTCTCGACGAGCGGCGCACCGCGACCGCCGCGCTGGTCGCGACCGAGCTCGCCACGAATCTGCTCAAGCACGCCGAGGGCGGTCAGGTACTCATCGACGTGGTGGCGCCGCCCGCGCCGCGGGAGGGCCGAGCGCAGTCCCGGGTCGTGCAGATCGCCGCGATCGACCACGGGCCGGGCATTGCTGACGTAGGGGCGGCCCTGTGCGACGGTTTTTCCACGACCGGTTCGCTCGGCGCGGGCCTCGGCACGTGTCAGCGTCTCGCCGACGACTTCGCCCTGCACAGCACGCCCGGCCGCGGCACGGTAGCGGTGGCCCGCGTGGGCAGCGCCCCGCGCGGTGGGGGCGGTCCGGCCGTGCGGGCGCGGGCCGAGGGGGTGTCGGGGAGCCGGAGTCCGGCCGGTGTCGCCCCGGCGTGGTCCGAGGGCGGGGCCTGCGCCGGCGGCTGGTGGCCGGGCGGTGCCTCACGGGCCGGCGAGGCGCCGGTGGAGGCCGTGGCGTGCGGTGCCCTGACGGGGCACGCGGCGGTGCCCGGCGGCGCGCCGCGCTTCGCCGCGCAGGCCGGCGGCGCGCCCGGCGACAGTGGTGTCCTCGGGCGCGAGCCCGCTTCCCAGCCGGTCTCCGGTGGTCCGGGCAGTGAGGGGCGGGGCCCCGGCGCACCGGGGCGTGAAAGGCGGCCCGGCCCGTCGGGTGACCGGTCCGTGCCCGTCGTCGGCGTGCGCGCCGGTGGCGTCAACATCCCCTACGGCGGAGCCGAGTACTCGGGTGACGCCTGGGCGTGGGTGTGTTCCGGGGACCGGCTGACGCTGATGCTGGCGGACGGTCTGGGGCACGGCCCGGAGGCGGCCCGTGCCTCGTCCGCCGCGGTCACGGCCCTGCACCGCTGGGCTCACCTCTCCCCCGCCGAGTCGCTGCGGCGGCTCCACGACGCGCTGAGGGGCACCCGGGGCGCGGCCGTCGCCCTCGCCCAGCTCGACGTGCGGGCCGGACGGCTGCGGTTCGCCGGCATCGGGAACGTAGGTGCGCGACTGCGTGCGGACGGCACCTGGCGTCCGCTGCTGTCGCGGCCCGGCATCGTCGGCGTGCACCGGCCCGCCACCCTCCACGAGGAGGAGGCCGACTGGGCGGCCGACCGGCTGCTGGTCCTGCACACGGACGGTCTGCCCAGCCGCTGGACGCCGCCGTCCGACGCCGGTCTGCCCGCGGCCGACCCGGCCGTGACGGCCGCCGTGACGATACGCGACGCGAGCAGTCCCGCCCGTCCGGTGCGGGACGACACCGCCGTGGCCGTGCTGACTCCGACCCCGCCGGAACGCCCATGA
- a CDS encoding STAS domain-containing protein, with product MPEHEADGQLATPTHEVRDFLHRRREQIAQRWADEPLFRTVFTVSRDEAVEAGKVVVDALAQVADSDQVEDPDAAGFSGVREQLARMGVARSRAGLSNTQVSSELAALRPPVENLLAADLEQAPPEHLRACSTALTVLMGTLRLVAMQTALSEWQALSDRQRLQLMEVATPVIRLWDGVVAVPLIGTLDSARSQVVMETLLNAVVDQHARFAILDITGVPTVDSLVAQHLMKTVAAARLMGAQCIVSGIRPAIAQTIVHLGLDLDVITRASLSDALRYALHELGADIVNPGAGQR from the coding sequence GTGCCGGAGCACGAAGCGGACGGACAGCTCGCCACGCCGACGCACGAGGTCAGGGACTTCCTGCACCGCAGGCGTGAACAGATCGCCCAGCGGTGGGCGGACGAGCCCCTGTTCCGCACCGTGTTCACCGTCTCGCGCGACGAGGCGGTGGAGGCGGGCAAGGTCGTCGTGGACGCGCTGGCCCAGGTGGCCGACTCGGATCAGGTGGAGGACCCGGACGCCGCGGGATTCAGCGGGGTGCGCGAGCAGCTGGCCCGGATGGGCGTGGCCCGCTCGCGTGCCGGGCTGTCGAACACCCAGGTCTCCAGCGAGCTGGCCGCCCTGCGGCCGCCCGTGGAGAACCTGCTGGCCGCCGACCTGGAGCAGGCGCCGCCCGAGCATCTGCGGGCGTGTTCGACCGCGCTCACCGTGCTGATGGGCACCCTGCGGCTGGTCGCCATGCAGACGGCGCTGAGCGAGTGGCAGGCGCTCAGCGACCGGCAGCGGCTCCAGCTGATGGAGGTGGCGACCCCCGTCATCCGGCTGTGGGACGGCGTCGTGGCCGTGCCGCTGATCGGGACGCTGGACAGTGCCCGCAGCCAGGTGGTGATGGAGACGCTGCTGAACGCCGTCGTCGACCAGCACGCCCGGTTCGCGATCCTCGACATCACCGGGGTGCCGACGGTGGACTCGCTGGTGGCGCAGCACCTGATGAAGACGGTCGCCGCGGCCCGGCTGATGGGCGCCCAGTGCATCGTCTCGGGCATCCGCCCGGCCATCGCGCAGACCATCGTCCACCTCGGCCTGGACCTCGACGTGATCACCCGTGCGAGCCTCTCCGACGCACTGAGGTACGCGCTGCACGAGCTCGGCGCGGACATCGTGAACCCGGGTGCGGGTCAGCGGTGA
- a CDS encoding PP2C family protein-serine/threonine phosphatase has translation MMRTWQITTVTDAARARIALARLAAAYGVPTVERTRLAAALSGHLRQCLTKGGTWLLTLDMAGSPAEEGLLHAVVTPSPDASAAAGEPPWEVTVPCPEAARATEGGAVEDDPAALAEALLGADEDTAVVLDKLTEQEDLVAFHREELHQTNQGVLALHAELDAAGRAQREAFAAERRARNEAESARRRLTFLADASAVLTASLNHEEIVRRLPDLLVPEYARSVDVWLFDHEDDKHRSAPHPAAAVVAARTGRPQYAADHPGGLPGVDDQPPSALDPTRPMLCVPLPTRRAPLGVLTLSPPGARWDPDDAVMLIELTRRASIAIDNARRFEHNRDIAETLQRALLTDLPATPGLSLAARYLPATHGLNIGGDWYDAFPQRDGGLITVVGDVTGHGLHAAVMMSQLRTALRAYAVDGDSPGRLLTRLHRFLHHLQPDLYATAVIARFHPDEPTLTWAAAGHPPPVLRLPDGTVRTLDAKPGAMLGIPLTQEIGDHTVRLSPGSTLALYTDGLVERRAQGIDPGIERLASALGGFRSAELDADLEGSADRILHPLLSDSERDDDVCLLLCHLQGDAAS, from the coding sequence ATGATGCGCACTTGGCAGATCACCACCGTCACCGATGCGGCACGCGCCCGCATCGCCCTCGCGCGCCTGGCCGCCGCGTACGGTGTGCCCACCGTCGAACGGACGAGGCTGGCCGCCGCCCTCAGCGGCCACCTGCGGCAGTGCCTCACCAAGGGCGGGACCTGGCTGCTCACCCTGGACATGGCCGGGTCCCCCGCCGAGGAGGGACTGCTGCACGCCGTGGTGACGCCGTCGCCGGACGCGTCCGCCGCCGCCGGGGAGCCGCCGTGGGAGGTCACGGTCCCCTGCCCCGAGGCGGCCCGGGCCACGGAGGGCGGCGCCGTCGAGGACGATCCCGCCGCCCTGGCGGAGGCGCTGCTCGGCGCCGACGAGGACACGGCCGTGGTGCTGGACAAGCTCACCGAGCAGGAGGATCTGGTCGCCTTCCACCGCGAGGAGCTGCACCAGACGAACCAGGGCGTCCTGGCGCTGCACGCCGAGCTGGACGCGGCCGGCCGGGCCCAGCGCGAGGCCTTCGCCGCCGAGCGCAGGGCACGCAACGAGGCGGAGAGCGCCCGCCGCAGACTGACGTTCCTCGCGGACGCGAGCGCCGTGCTGACGGCCTCGCTCAACCACGAGGAGATCGTGCGCCGGCTGCCGGACCTGCTGGTGCCGGAGTACGCCCGCAGCGTCGACGTCTGGCTGTTCGACCACGAGGACGACAAGCACCGGTCGGCGCCGCATCCGGCCGCCGCCGTGGTCGCGGCCCGGACCGGGCGGCCGCAGTACGCGGCCGATCACCCCGGCGGCCTGCCCGGTGTCGACGACCAGCCGCCGTCCGCGCTGGATCCCACGCGGCCGATGCTGTGCGTTCCGCTGCCGACGCGGCGGGCGCCGCTGGGGGTGCTGACCCTGTCGCCGCCCGGTGCGCGCTGGGACCCGGACGACGCGGTGATGCTGATCGAGCTCACCCGGCGGGCCAGCATCGCGATCGACAACGCCCGGCGCTTCGAGCACAACCGGGACATCGCCGAGACGCTGCAACGCGCCCTGCTCACGGATCTGCCGGCCACCCCTGGCCTCAGCCTGGCGGCGCGCTATCTGCCCGCCACCCACGGGCTGAACATCGGCGGTGACTGGTACGACGCGTTCCCGCAGCGGGACGGCGGTCTCATCACCGTCGTCGGCGACGTGACCGGGCACGGTCTGCACGCGGCCGTCATGATGAGCCAGTTGCGCACGGCGCTGCGGGCCTACGCCGTCGACGGCGACAGCCCGGGCCGGCTGCTCACCCGGCTGCACCGGTTCCTGCACCATCTCCAGCCGGACCTGTACGCCACCGCCGTCATCGCCCGGTTCCACCCGGACGAGCCCACGCTGACCTGGGCCGCCGCGGGCCATCCGCCGCCCGTGCTGCGGCTGCCCGACGGCACCGTGCGCACCCTGGACGCCAAGCCCGGCGCCATGCTGGGCATCCCGCTCACCCAGGAGATCGGCGATCACACGGTGCGTCTGTCGCCCGGCTCGACTCTCGCGCTGTACACGGACGGGCTGGTCGAACGGCGCGCGCAGGGCATAGACCCGGGCATCGAGCGGCTGGCCTCGGCGCTCGGCGGGTTCCGTTCGGCGGAGCTGGACGCGGACCTGGAGGGCTCGGCGGACCGGATCCTGCATCCGCTGCTGAGCGACTCCGAGCGCGACGACGACGTGTGCCTGCTGCTGTGTCATCTCCAGGGGGACGCCGCGTCCTGA
- a CDS encoding PRC-barrel domain containing protein, with product MAIDRIWSYAPDSGHVEGQDLTGFTVAATDGTIGHVDREADPHGMRHLVVDTGVWVFGRSVLVPAGVVTGIDTQGRRVTLACTRGDAKAAPRFQTDSETRDREYLTAVGDYYDRLPPRATTSA from the coding sequence GTGGCCATCGACAGAATCTGGTCGTACGCGCCGGACAGCGGTCACGTCGAGGGGCAGGACCTGACCGGTTTCACCGTCGCCGCGACCGACGGCACGATCGGGCACGTGGACCGCGAGGCCGACCCGCACGGCATGCGGCACCTGGTCGTCGACACCGGCGTCTGGGTGTTCGGCCGCAGCGTCCTGGTGCCGGCCGGAGTCGTCACCGGCATCGACACGCAGGGCCGGAGGGTCACCCTCGCCTGCACCAGGGGAGACGCCAAGGCGGCACCCCGGTTCCAGACCGACAGCGAGACCCGGGACCGGGAGTACCTCACGGCCGTGGGCGACTACTACGACCGGCTGCCCCCGCGCGCGACGACCTCGGCCTGA
- a CDS encoding anti-sigma regulatory factor: MHTAAGVEACLPIRSDMDLVWVRQHVRQAAARLGFGLVEQTKLVTAASELARNTLVHGGGGQMEATHLSSGGAQGLRLAFTDEGPGIADLDQALSDGYTSGDGLGMGLSGARRLVHDFDIDSTPGDGTTVRVTCWVAQPPRPREEA; this comes from the coding sequence ATGCACACTGCCGCGGGCGTGGAGGCCTGCCTGCCCATCCGGTCGGACATGGACCTGGTGTGGGTGCGACAGCACGTGCGGCAGGCCGCGGCCCGGCTCGGCTTCGGCCTGGTGGAGCAGACCAAGCTGGTCACGGCGGCCAGCGAGCTGGCCCGCAACACCCTCGTGCACGGCGGTGGCGGACAGATGGAGGCGACGCACCTCAGCAGCGGGGGTGCGCAGGGGCTCCGGCTGGCCTTCACCGACGAGGGGCCGGGCATCGCCGACCTGGACCAGGCGCTCAGCGACGGCTACACCTCCGGCGACGGGCTGGGGATGGGGCTGAGCGGCGCGCGGCGCCTGGTGCACGACTTCGACATCGACAGCACGCCGGGCGACGGCACCACCGTGCGGGTGACCTGCTGGGTGGCCCAGCCGCCGCGACCGCGCGAGGAGGCCTGA
- a CDS encoding FUSC family protein — protein sequence MRAAGRSVRARLRDRIAASDPGLLRLTAGLRTVGAIALTLAVLALLGADVHLLVAGAMAAMVATFAIREKQLGAQAVTLALGLPVALVSVTLGAVLNARLYVGDVFFVVLIFCAVYGRRFGDRGTALGLIGFQIYFLSLFVGAEVSSLPTLCGAIAVAFCSSALLRFAVVPAPPTGVLLRLRLAFRARLAQLVSAQLDLLDAGPDEMDKALEAVREGTARLHETAMMIQAQLEEGTPDESAARLVQRRIADAEIAAERLGLLLLTFRSAERADTLTLHLPGAPAPSVGQPAVPDEATATLRRDLQALRALVLRAGSGDAGTGLAHVRNRLLGYRDEENLPPAPAAVQDVFRGIGEAARSVLGLRIALDGPQDESDDTPATARSREELDAEDAAIDGGEEPAQEQETGLRRPTTRAAVQVAVGSTLAIVGGELLSTQRWYWAVLTCWIVFLNTASTGEILVKGYRRLLGTVFGVVAGIVLAGLVGQHTWTAFGLVLVLIFAMFYVAPLSYTLMSFFVTAMLGLLYTLLHTYSLDVLLLRVEETALGAACGVIAAALVLPVRTDRRTNELLGTVLDRLAEVTEAAVGQLSGGPADELLDKARDLDQALADLRAATQPLIHPVTPLRARRHTARYVVALLETCAYHARTLAATAELLPTHPSIAADPRLRGAAGRTVRNIGTIAARVADEHAAARVETGPSIASLLGSDAGTPRYGRITDRVLRHLERLDEAVVGLARPLGVPMAEPRA from the coding sequence GTGAGGGCAGCGGGACGGTCGGTGCGGGCACGGCTGCGGGACCGGATCGCGGCGTCCGACCCGGGGCTGCTGCGTCTGACGGCCGGGTTGCGGACGGTCGGCGCCATCGCCCTCACCCTGGCCGTGCTCGCCCTGCTCGGGGCCGATGTGCACCTCCTGGTGGCGGGGGCCATGGCGGCGATGGTCGCCACCTTCGCCATCCGGGAGAAGCAGCTCGGTGCCCAGGCCGTGACGCTGGCGCTGGGCCTTCCGGTGGCGCTGGTCTCCGTGACGCTGGGCGCGGTGCTCAACGCGCGCCTGTACGTCGGTGACGTCTTCTTCGTCGTCCTGATCTTCTGCGCGGTCTACGGCCGCCGGTTCGGCGACCGCGGCACCGCGCTCGGGCTGATCGGCTTCCAGATCTACTTCCTGTCCCTGTTCGTCGGCGCCGAGGTCTCCTCGCTGCCCACGCTGTGCGGTGCCATCGCCGTGGCGTTCTGCTCCAGTGCCCTGCTGCGCTTCGCGGTCGTGCCCGCGCCCCCCACGGGCGTCCTGCTGCGGCTGCGCCTGGCCTTCCGCGCCCGGCTGGCCCAGCTGGTGTCCGCGCAGCTCGACCTTCTCGACGCCGGCCCGGACGAGATGGACAAGGCCCTGGAGGCCGTGCGCGAGGGCACGGCGCGGCTGCACGAGACGGCGATGATGATCCAGGCGCAGCTGGAGGAGGGCACCCCGGACGAGTCGGCGGCCCGTCTCGTGCAGCGCCGCATCGCGGACGCCGAGATCGCCGCCGAGCGGCTCGGCCTGCTGCTGCTGACCTTCCGCAGCGCCGAGCGGGCCGACACGCTCACCCTGCATCTGCCGGGCGCTCCCGCGCCGTCGGTGGGGCAGCCGGCCGTGCCGGACGAAGCCACCGCCACGCTCCGCCGTGATCTCCAGGCGCTGCGCGCCCTGGTGCTGCGGGCCGGCAGCGGCGACGCGGGGACCGGCCTGGCCCATGTGCGCAACCGGCTCCTCGGCTACCGGGACGAGGAGAACCTGCCGCCCGCGCCCGCCGCCGTCCAGGACGTGTTCCGAGGCATCGGCGAGGCCGCCCGCTCGGTGCTGGGGCTGCGGATCGCACTGGACGGCCCGCAGGACGAGTCCGACGACACCCCCGCGACGGCCCGCTCCCGCGAGGAACTGGACGCGGAGGACGCCGCGATCGACGGCGGCGAGGAGCCGGCACAGGAGCAGGAGACGGGGCTGCGGCGGCCCACCACGCGCGCGGCCGTGCAGGTCGCCGTCGGCTCGACGCTGGCGATCGTGGGCGGTGAGCTGCTGTCCACGCAGCGCTGGTACTGGGCGGTGCTGACGTGCTGGATCGTTTTCCTGAACACGGCCTCGACGGGCGAGATCCTCGTCAAGGGCTACCGCCGGCTGCTGGGCACGGTGTTCGGCGTGGTGGCGGGCATCGTCCTGGCGGGTCTGGTCGGGCAGCACACCTGGACGGCGTTCGGCCTGGTCCTGGTGCTGATCTTCGCGATGTTCTACGTGGCGCCGCTGTCGTACACGCTGATGTCGTTCTTCGTGACCGCGATGCTGGGGCTGCTGTACACGCTGCTGCACACCTACAGCCTCGACGTGCTCCTGCTGCGGGTGGAGGAGACGGCGCTCGGTGCGGCCTGCGGGGTGATCGCGGCGGCCCTGGTGCTGCCGGTGCGGACCGACCGCCGTACGAACGAGCTGCTCGGCACCGTGCTGGACCGGCTGGCCGAGGTCACCGAGGCCGCGGTCGGCCAGCTGAGCGGCGGGCCGGCGGACGAGCTGCTGGACAAGGCGCGCGACCTGGACCAGGCGCTGGCCGACCTGCGGGCCGCCACGCAGCCGCTGATCCATCCGGTCACGCCGCTGCGGGCCCGGCGTCACACGGCCCGGTACGTGGTGGCGCTGCTGGAGACGTGCGCCTACCACGCGCGGACGCTGGCGGCCACCGCCGAGTTGCTGCCCACGCATCCCTCGATCGCGGCGGACCCCCGGCTGCGCGGGGCCGCGGGGCGCACCGTGCGCAACATCGGGACCATCGCGGCCCGGGTCGCGGACGAGCACGCCGCCGCACGGGTCGAGACCGGGCCGAGCATCGCCTCGCTGCTGGGGTCCGACGCCGGCACACCGCGCTACGGCCGGATCACCGACCGCGTGCTGCGGCATCTGGAGCGGCTGGACGAGGCCGTGGTGGGTCTCGCGCGGCCGCTGGGCGTGCCGATGGCGGAGCCCCGCGCCTGA
- a CDS encoding NAD(P)/FAD-dependent oxidoreductase, with translation MNTVTRPRILVVGAGFAGVECVRRLERKLSPDEADVTLVTPFAYQLYLPLLPQVASGVLTPQSIAVSLRRSKKYRTRIIPGGAIGVDLKSKVCVIRTITDQIVNEPYDYIVLAPGSITRTFDIPGLTDHAFGMKTLAEAAYIRDHVISQLDLADASQDPDERASRLQFVVVGGGYAGTETAACLQRLTHAAVKRYPRLDPGLIKWHLIDIAPKLMPELGEKLGSSAQEILRRRGIEISLGVSIAKAGPEEVTFTDGRVIPTRTLIWTAGVVASPLIATLGAETVKGRLAVAPEMNLPGNDGVFALGDSAAVPDLAKGDDSAMCPPTAQHALRQGKHVADNVIATLRGQARKPYVHKDLGLVVDLGGTDAVSKPLGIELRGLPAQAVARGYHWSALRTNVAKTRVMTNWLLNAVAGDDFVRTGFQARKAARLKDFEYTDAYLTPEQVRAHVEGTARQE, from the coding sequence ATGAACACCGTGACACGACCCAGGATCCTGGTGGTTGGCGCAGGCTTCGCCGGCGTGGAGTGCGTCCGCCGTCTGGAACGGAAACTCTCCCCGGACGAGGCCGACGTCACGCTGGTGACGCCGTTCGCCTACCAGCTCTACCTGCCGCTGCTCCCCCAGGTCGCCTCCGGTGTGCTGACGCCGCAGTCGATCGCCGTCTCACTGCGCCGCAGCAAGAAGTACCGCACGCGGATCATTCCGGGCGGGGCCATCGGCGTCGATCTGAAGTCCAAGGTCTGCGTCATCCGCACGATCACCGACCAGATCGTCAACGAGCCGTACGACTACATCGTGCTGGCCCCCGGCAGCATCACCCGCACCTTCGACATCCCGGGGCTGACGGACCACGCGTTCGGGATGAAGACGCTCGCCGAGGCGGCGTACATCCGTGACCACGTCATCTCGCAGCTGGACCTGGCCGACGCGAGCCAGGATCCGGACGAGCGGGCCTCGCGGCTCCAGTTCGTGGTGGTCGGCGGCGGCTACGCGGGCACCGAGACCGCGGCGTGCCTCCAGCGGCTGACGCACGCGGCCGTCAAGCGCTACCCGCGGCTGGACCCGGGCCTGATCAAGTGGCATCTGATCGACATCGCGCCGAAGCTGATGCCGGAGCTCGGCGAGAAGCTCGGCAGCAGCGCGCAGGAGATCCTGCGCCGGCGGGGCATCGAGATCTCCCTCGGCGTCTCCATCGCGAAGGCGGGCCCGGAGGAGGTCACCTTCACCGACGGGCGGGTGATCCCGACCCGCACGCTCATCTGGACGGCCGGGGTGGTCGCCAGTCCCCTCATCGCCACGCTGGGCGCGGAGACCGTCAAGGGGCGGCTCGCGGTCGCCCCCGAGATGAACCTGCCCGGCAACGACGGGGTGTTCGCGCTCGGCGACTCGGCCGCCGTGCCCGACCTGGCCAAGGGCGACGACAGCGCCATGTGCCCGCCCACCGCGCAGCACGCCCTGCGGCAGGGCAAGCACGTCGCGGACAACGTCATCGCGACGCTGCGGGGCCAGGCCAGGAAGCCGTACGTCCACAAGGACCTCGGACTCGTCGTCGACCTCGGCGGCACCGACGCGGTCTCCAAGCCGCTGGGCATCGAACTGCGCGGCCTGCCCGCCCAGGCCGTCGCACGCGGCTACCACTGGTCGGCGCTGCGCACCAACGTCGCCAAGACCCGGGTGATGACGAACTGGCTCCTCAACGCGGTCGCCGGCGACGACTTCGTGCGGACCGGGTTCCAGGCCCGCAAGGCCGCCAGGCTGAAGGACTTCGAGTACACCGACGCCTATCTGACACCGGAGCAGGTGCGGGCACACGTCGAGGGAACCGCCCGGCAGGAGTAG
- a CDS encoding STAS domain-containing protein — protein sequence MSEAYSRPVTGHVPVLRLGDVLLVTLQGDLHDSTAQQLQQDLAETVSRTGVRGVLIDISGVEIVDSFLGRVLAEIAAQAKLLAARTVVAGMRPAVAITLAELGLTLPGLTTALSTEAGMELLSHQTPAYRPGGPRQESP from the coding sequence GTGAGCGAGGCGTACTCCCGTCCGGTCACTGGCCACGTGCCGGTTCTCCGGCTCGGCGACGTCCTGCTGGTCACGCTCCAGGGGGACCTGCACGACAGCACGGCGCAGCAGCTCCAGCAGGATCTCGCGGAGACCGTCTCCCGTACCGGGGTGCGTGGTGTCCTCATCGACATCTCCGGTGTGGAGATCGTCGACTCCTTCCTCGGCCGGGTGCTGGCCGAGATCGCCGCGCAGGCCAAGCTGCTGGCCGCGCGGACCGTGGTGGCCGGCATGCGCCCGGCGGTCGCCATCACCCTGGCGGAACTGGGCCTGACGCTGCCCGGGCTGACCACGGCGCTCAGCACGGAGGCGGGCATGGAGCTCCTCTCGCACCAGACCCCGGCGTACCGTCCGGGCGGCCCGCGTCAGGAGAGTCCGTGA
- a CDS encoding DUF5133 domain-containing protein, which produces MLRPHPAVLRRLVDEYEALSAAVAASEPADLSTRARDLAYTLCVSTGTRDVERALEVAHQWLATAPAPARETAPPTITGQRMPTPEPA; this is translated from the coding sequence ATGCTGAGACCCCACCCCGCCGTGCTGCGCCGCCTCGTCGACGAGTACGAGGCACTGTCGGCCGCCGTGGCAGCGAGCGAACCGGCCGACCTGAGCACACGGGCACGCGACCTGGCGTACACGTTGTGCGTGTCCACCGGCACCCGGGACGTCGAGCGCGCCCTGGAGGTCGCTCACCAGTGGCTCGCGACCGCACCCGCACCGGCCCGCGAGACCGCCCCGCCGACGATCACCGGGCAGCGCATGCCGACCCCGGAGCCCGCGTGA